The Hydrogenothermus marinus DNA segment GATGTGTTGTAAAAGTATTAAAACCTTCTATCACAGCATATTATGAAGAAAAGAAAAATTAAATATAGAGTTTGGCTTGAAGAAGATGGTGAGATAATTATAGGTATTGGTAGAGATGAGCTTTTAAAACAGATAGAGGAAACTGGTTCAATAAGAAAAGCAGCAGAAAATGTTGGTATATCTTATAAGAAAGCTCTTGAATATATAAAAGCAATGGAAAAAAGAACAGGGAAAAAACTTGTTGAAACATTTAGAGGAGGAAAAGAAGGAGGAGGTGCAAGATTAACTCCTTATGCAAAAAAACTTTCACAGGAGTTTGAAGATATAAAATCTAAATTTGATAAGCTAGTAAAAACATTAGAAAAAAATGGATAATCTTTTAAAAAAAAGACAGTTATACTTTGCATCTTTATTTTCTTCTTTTATTTATTTTGCTTTAATTATAATTTTAGTAGGAAAAATAAAGCCATATCCTATTAAAGACTTTTATATTTATATCTTAACAGCAACTAGTATCGTTATATTAATAACTGCTTTTTTTACTATAAAAGGGAAACTTTTAGATTTAAAAAGTTATAAATTATTTTTGATCTTAAATCATATACCTTTATTACTTGGCTTTTTATTAACTATTATTGGCAAAAATTATATTTATATTCTAAATGGATTTTTTATATTTTTAATTGGTTATATGATACTTATTCCAAGAGGTAAAAATGGATTATTTAAGAAAAATTGAAAACTGGAAAAAAGAAGGTAAAAAAATAGTTTTTACAAATGGATGTTTTGATATAATCCATGCTGGACATGTTGATTATTTAGAAAAAGCAAAAGCATTAGGAGATATTTTAGTAGTAGGATTAAACTCAGACAGTTCTATTAAAAGAATTAAAGGCAAAGATAGACCTATAAATCCACAAGAATATAGAAAAAAAGTATTACAAGCTTTAAAACCTGTAGATTTAGTAATAATATTTGATGAAGATACACCAGAAAGATTGATAAAAGAAGTAAAGCCAGATATTTTAGTAAAAGGTGGAGATTATACAATTAATACAATAGTTGGAGCTGATTTTGTTATGTCTTATGGAGGAAAAGTAAAAACTATAGATTTTGTGTATGATATTTCAACAACAAAAATTCTTGAAAAAGCAAGGAGCAAACAATAAATATAGGAATTCCTAACTGGCTTACTATTTTTAGGATATTTCTTGTACCTATTTTTATAATTTTTATAGGCTATAATAGACCTTTATATGCTCTTATAGTTTTTATTATTGCAGGACTTACAGATGCTTTAGACGGATATATTGCAAGAAAATTTAATATGATAACAAACCTAGGTAAGATTTTAGATCCAATAGCTGATAAAACCTTGCTTGTATCTGCATATATATTTATTTATAACTCTCATTTGGAGATTAAATTTCCATATTGGTTAGTTGTAATTATAATTAGTAGAGATATTTATTTACTTGCTGGTACCGCTTTTATCTATTTTTTCAAAGGAAGCGTAAAAGTTAAACCTTCTTTTTTTGGTAAAGCTACAACTTTTTTTCAGATATTATCTGTAATAGCTGTTCTTTTAGCTAATATTTTTATTTATTCTACATATATATTAGATATAATATTTTATATTACTGCAGGATTTACTTTATTGTCAGCAATTTTATATACAAGATATGGTTTAAATCAGCTTTAAAGGAGTAAATATGAATATTAAAACCCATAATAGAATAAATCAAACACTATCGGGAAAACCTATAAAAATAGAAGGCAAAAAAACAGCAGAAGTTTTACTTGAAACTACTGAAAGTATGATTGCTGATGATTTTGGCTTAATACATGGAGGTTTCATATTTTCTGCCGCTGATTATTGTGCTATGCTGACTATAAATCATCCGAATGTAGTATTAGCTAAATCTGAAGTTAAATTTTTAAAACCTGTAAAAGTAGGAGAAAAAGTTTTATTTAAAAGTAATGTTTTAAAACAAGAAAATAATAAGTTTGAAATAGAAGTTAACGGATATAAAAATGATGACAAAATATTTACAGGAAGATTTTACTGTGTAATAACAAAAAATCATGTTTTAAAAAATGGCTAAAAAAGAAATTATAAAGCAAATTGTTAAAAGCTTTTTTGATATTAAGTTTTGGGGTGTTATTTATGGAAATAATACTAGAGATATTGTTGATTTTTTAAGAGATTTGTTAGAAAAAGAATATATTGAGTATATTTATATTCCTGTAGATATAATAAATTTAGAAGAGGAAATAAAAAATTTAGTTATTAAAGATTACACAGTATTAATATTAGATCATGCAGAAAATATTATTCCTAAGGATTTAGAAAAACTTTATAAACTCTATAAACAAACTCAAAATTTAAATATTATTCTTGTTGGAAATTATAAATTAGAAGATAAATTAAAAAATTTAAAAAATAAAAATATATTCCAAAGTATAAATTATTTTTTAGAATATTCTGCAGATACAAATAAACCTAATAATAAAAACCAAAAAAGAGAGCAAAAACTAAAATTACCTAATATGAATAAAAAAACTTTTTTCTTTTTGGTTTTTAGTTTGATATTTGTAATTATAATTTATCTTTGGAATAATGAAAATAATCAAAAAAAGATTGAAAAAAACAAGCTAAAATCACTACCTCTAGAAAGCAAAGTTGAAAATAATATAGACATTGCAAAATTAGAAAAAAAAGATAATGATAATAATTATAAAACTTTAAATGATAAAGATATACTTTATAAAATATGCAATTATATAAATATTGAAGAAATTCCTACTTTCATAAAAGATTTTAACATAGAACATAAAGATAATAAGCGGATAAAACCTATAAAGGTTAAACAAATATATCCAGAGAAAAATTATTATATTTTGTACTTATTTACTTCCCATTCCTTAAAAAAGGCTAAAGAATTGAAAGAAATGTATGAAAAGATTTTAAATAAAAAAGTTGCTTTATTAAAGGTTAAACAAGGAAAGTATTATTCAGTAGCTTTATTATATGAAGGTTATAAAAAAGCAAAAAAAGAGAAAGAATACATAAAATCTAAACTAAACATAAAAGATATATTCTTAACAAAGAAAAAATGTAATTCTATAATTTTAGATTATTAAGGTATTAGTAAAATGAGAGATGATTTTTTTAAATTTTTTGGCTTAAGAGAAAATCCTTTTAAGTTAACGCCTGATCCTAGATATTATTTTTTGTCTAAAAAACATGAAGAAGCTATTTATGCTTTGCAATATTTATATCAATCAGAAGAAGGATTTGCAGTAATAATTGGGGAGCCAGGGACAGGAAAAACATTAACAGTTAGAAAATTTATAGATGAACTATCACGTAAATCAAAATATCCACAAGAAACAGAAGTTGCATATATTTTATTTCCTAATTTATCACCTGAAGAACTATTTTTAGCAATTTTAGAAGATTTAAAATTAAATATTCCAGATAATAATCAAAATATTTCAAAAAATAAACTTTTTTCAATTTTTAGAGATTATTTAATCCAGAAAAAAAATGAAGGAAAAAAAGTATTTATAATAATAGATGAAGCTCAAAATCTTCCTATTGAAACCTTAGAAGAATTAAGAATTTTATCTAATTTAGAGACAGAAAATGAAAAACTTCTTCAGATATTGCTTTTAGGACAACCGGAACTTGAGAAAAAACTAAATGATCCAAGATTAAGACAGTTAAAACAAAGAATAACCTTATTTATAAAGTTAGAACCTTTAAATGAAAAGGAGATTGAAGATTATATAAAATTTAGAATATCAAAAGCTACAGATAAACCTATAGATATTGATAAAAAAGCAGTTAAGTTAATAGAAAAATATTCAAAAGGAATTCCAAGAATTATAAATCAAATAATGGATAGAGCTTTAATAGCAGCATATATGGAGGAAAAGAGGAAAGTATCAATAGAGGAAATTAAGGCTGCTATAAAAAGCTTAAATCTAACTTTAAAGGAAAAAGATTCTAAAATACTTAAAATAACTATTCCTGTATTTTCTTTTTTTATAATTATTTTTTTAATAGTTGCATATGGTAATAAAGAGATATTTATTGATAAAAATAAATCAAAGATAGAAATATCTGAAAATTCAAAGCAAACAAAAAATTTACAAAATATACCCCAAGAAAATGAGGAAAAGCAGATAGAAAAAAAATACTACATTCTATATTTATTAGCTACACCAAATATAGAAGAAGCAAAAGCAAAAAAGACAAAATTTGAAAAAATGCTAAATAGAAAAATTTATTTACTTCAAGTAAAAGATGGAAAATATTATGCATTAGCTTTATTATTTGAAGATTTTGAAAAAGCAAAAAAAGAGAAAGAATACATAAAATCTAAACTAAATAAAAAAGATATATTCTTAACAAAGAAAAAATATAGTCCTGTAATATTAGAGTACTAATGAATGATATATTCCTAAATAAAAGAAAGAGGGAAAATCCCTCATGTTATATTAACGATCACTTAGTCTACAGGTAGAGCTACCATCATATCCAACGTTAACTTTACAATCGTAATCAGTGTCAATACTTGGGTTAAATGATTGATCAAAATGTACTTCACAAAGTTGACGCCTACACCTAGTATCCCCATATCCATAAACTGTTCCTGATGAATCTACTAAAATACTCGTTCCACAACCTCCACCACTAAATCCAACTCGCTTTATAGGAGAACGGCGATAAAATCCAGCCCTTGGACAGAAGACTGTTTCAGTATTATAAGTTCTACACTGACCTTCTGCACAAGAGATATAAACATTACAATCTCCGTCTGTATCTATTGAAGCTAAATCATAACTTGCTATTTGAGTACCACTACAACTATTATTATCATATAGAGTGATATTTTCTGGAGGAGCACTAATAGGAGGAATTTCACCTCGTGAGCTTGAAGATGTTCTCTGACATGAACCATTAAAGGAAACGCTATCTACATCATTACTAGTAGAATATCCAGATTTAATAAGAACAACATATTAAGAAATACAACTACTACTGCCACTTCCACCAGAACCTTCCCGTCTCTTCTTGAATCACTATGGACAGGACATATTCGGATTGTAAAGTTGTTGAACTTCTGAATCTGTTAAAGCACGGTTAAATATACGAACTTGGTCTATTGAACCAAATTTGTTATACCTATTATCAGCTCCCCATCCGAAAATATGGAACTTATCTCCTAATGTAGCATAAGAGTTAAGAGGTCTTCCTTGTTGTTTAGATAGAGCTTGTGGATTACCATTTATCCATAGTTTATCTGCGGTAACATCTCCTTCGTGGAACTCTGCAACGACATGAACCCATCGTGTAGTGCTAAATGGATTCCAGCTTATTCCATATACATCACTATTTGAAGTATTAAAACCAAAAGGTCCTGAGCGAGATGGCAACCACAAATCATATAAGTAAAATCCAATAGGCATTACACTATTTCTTCCGCTCCATTTTGCCCAAAATGATATTGTAATTATATTTCCTGAATAATTTAAAGGAATATTTATTTTTCCACCTCTTGATTTGGCCGCTTGTCCAAATTTACCTGTCACCCAGCTTACACGACCAGATATAGTCCCATTATAAGTTCCACTTGCGTCATTGGCATTTCCATCAAGTTTAAATAATGCTATTTCGCTACCATCACAGAAAAAATCCACATTATTAAAACATCCAGGTATACAGCTACTACCACTGCTACCACCACTACTACCACCGCCACTACTACCACCAGACCCACTACCAGAGCCGCCTCCTGCAGTAGAGCAGTCAGGATCATTTACAATTAAAGGAAGTATTTTTGTATCTGTCCTACTTCCACCACAAGAAGATGCAGTTATAGTTATAGAGCAGGTATCAGCATCACAAGTATTATTTGAATCTGTGCCAATAGTTCCTGTTATCTTTCCATCAGATCCAATAGTTAATCCATTTAATAAGTTAGCGTTAGTGCTACAATTTCCTATAGTCCCTGAAAAGGTATAAGTCCCATCTCCACCTGTAGCATAAACTTGAGCATTATAAGAAGACCCTTGTAAAGTAGAAGGTAAAGAAGTAGTAGTAATTTCAACAGGTATATGTTTCACAGGTATAGTAAAATCTTTTGATACACTATATCCAGCATCATCTGTTACTGCTACCGTAAATGTAATATCTCCATTTATACATTTATCAAGGGTGCCAGATATAGAGCCATCAGAATTTAAAGTTAATCCATGTCCAATACTGCCAGTCCAAGTATAAGGAGGCTTTCCACCTTCAGCCTGAAGTTGATAATTATAGGATTGTCCTTCTGTTGCCTCTGGCAGAGGATTTTCTGTAATTATATGTAAAGGTTGACAACCTAAAGATGCCTTAGTTTGTAATTCATAAACATTTACCCATTTTACTATATCATCATAATCTTCAGGTCTATTCATATCAGATGGGAAATTATCTATATTCTTTGTTCCATAATCATAAACATTTATTGTTGTAGCAGAAGAAACTTTTACTACCCAAAAAGGTTTAGAAGGTGGTTGTTCTACTATAGAAAGAGAAGAATTACCAGTTTGAATATTATAATTAGCACCACCACTAACAACCAAAAATGCCACATTTTGTATTTCTTGAAATGAAGAACATGTTGCATCTTTACAAATATGAATAATGATATTTGTGCTATTTACCCCACAAGAATTAGAAGCAGTTTCATCATAAATATATAAAAGTTCTTTTGTATAAGCATCTTTATTTCTTTTTACTGCCTGTAATAATTCATCTGAGTTTGAAGGAAGGCGTTTATGAGTGTTTGCATAACTTATTATTCCTTCTACTGCTGCATTTACAATTTCCTTACTTTCTTCATATTTAGCTTTTTTTGTTAATACACTAAAGGTAGTTACACCAATAGATAGTAAAATACCTATTATAACTAAAATCATTGCAAGTTCTATTAATGAAAAGCCTTTTATTTTATTCATGGCTATAAACCTCTAAATAATTTAAAATTTATAACATCTTAAAATAAGCTTATCTAATTCCGTATATCTTTAAAACATTAATCCTATTTTTTACTATCTTTCTTAAATTATCACTTATATCTAAACTTAATATCTCTTTATATATATTAACGGCTTTTTCATAATTTCCTTTTATATCTAATATTCTTGCATAAGAGTAAGCTATTAAACTATCATTTGGCCTCATTTTATATGCCTTTTCATAATAAGTTAAAGCATCTTTTAAATGTCCAGTTTTCTCATAAAATAAACCTTTTAAATATAAACATAAATATTTTTGATTTTTCTGACAATATTTATTTAATATTTCTTCTGCTGTAGAAAATTTTTGAAATTTGAGTAAAAGAGCTACTGTTTTTGTAAATATTTTTGGCTTTTCATAAATTTTATATTTACTAATTGCTTGCTGTAATTTTTCTATATCTCCATTAACTATTAATAAATATACTAAATTAGAGGCTACTTTATCGTAAAACCTGTTATTTAAAACAAATTCATATTCTTTTATTGCTTTTTCTATTTGATTATTTCTTATATAGCTATCAGCCAAATATATATGTTCCCAAAGCTCCGATTCTGTTCTTTCTTTTTTTACTATTGGTGGAGGGACTGATTGGAAACTCTTAATTAAATCCTGATTTGAGATTTTATTTATATTTTTATTATTAGGTGATATAGGGGGTTTTACAGATAGTTTTTTATTGTTTGATATTGATGATTGTTTATTTTCAATTTTTACATTATCTTCTTTTTCAGTTGTTTTTAAGCTTTTATTTTGTTGTAAATCCTCTTTCTTTTCCATCTCAAGAGTATTATTAACTTCCTTTGTTTTTATATTATTTTGAATGTTAGTATTATTTTTACTATTATCATTAATTCCTAATGTTTTATATTTTTGGTAAGTATTATTAGCATTGCTTAAATAAGTTTGCTTTGTTTCTGATTTTAAAAATTCTAATCCTAATAAAGCAAAAATACCTGTAATTACAACTAAACCTGTTAAAATAAGTAAATTTTTATATTTTTGTAGAAAAATACGATTATCTTCTTTTTTTAAATTAGGAGGTAATACAGTATTTTCATTATTTGCTTTATCTTTTCTTTTTAATTTTTTTAAAGCTTCTATTATTAAGCTCATTCTACACCCTTAATAATGCGAGGTATTAGAAATATTATTAACTCTTTTTTCTGTTTTGATACAGATTTTTGTTTAAATAAATTGCCAACATAAGGAATATCTCCAAGTAAAGGTACTTTTTTCTCATCAGTTTGTTTATCAGTACTTATAAGTCCACCTATTATTACAGTGTTTCCATCTTCTACTCTTACTACAGTTCCAGCTTCTTTAAGCTCTATTATTGGTGCCTGAGCTACTACCTGATTATTATCTAAAAGCTGTTTTTCTCCTCTTATTTTTGTTGAAACAGGAATTATATTCAATGTAATAGTTCCATCATCATTTATAAATGGTGAAACTCCTAAAAGGATACCATCTAAAACTGAAGATCTTACATAAGTTACTTGCTGTTGAGAAGTTCCTGTTGTAGCTAATGTATTTATCTGTTTTTCCCAGTAAGGTGTTACTGTTCCTGTAGATATAAGAGCATTTTGGCCATTTAAAACTCTAATCCTTGGACTTGATAATGTCTCAACTTTTCCTGTTTGTGCAAGAGCATTTAATATTGCATTAAAATGAAGTCCAGTAACTACTAATTGTCCTGCTGAATTAGGTAAAGCTAATGTTTGGCTTAATGTTATAGTTCTGTTATCTCCAAAAGTTTTAGCAAATAAAGCTGACCAATCTATTCCATAACTCCAACTATCATTTAGATAAACCTCTACTATTTTTGCTTCAATTAATACCTGTTTTTGCAGTTCTTTTTTTAATTTTTGTAAAAATTTTTCAATTCTTTTTATATTCTTAACTTTGTCCGTAACAATTAATGTACCAGTCATTCTATTAAAAGTGTATTTACCATTGTTTGAGAGAAGATTTTTTATATTTTCTTCAAACTGACTATAAAAATCACCTAAATCAGTATCTTTTTCATATTTCAAAGAAAAATTTCCTGTTAATGTCCCACCACTACTATATCCTCCACCACCATATCCTCCTACACCTCCAACTTGTCTACCAAAACCACCACCTCCACTTGTACCTATACTCCCAAGAACATCTCCTCCTAAATCAACATTATAGCTTGATAAAGCCTGAATATAAGGGATATAAAATATTTTTGTTTCTGTAGATTTTATATATAGGATATTATTTTTTTCTTTATAACTTATATCTGCTAAATCTCTAATTATATCAAGTGCATCTTTTGCAATAACATTATTTAGATTTAAAGTTATCTGCTGGTTTATATCTACATCAGGGGAAACTACAAGATTCATACCTAAATCATTTGCAATTGAGTATAAAACTTGCTTTAAAGGAGCATTTATAGCATTTATAGTAATTCTTTTTTCTTTTAGAGGATCTATTTTTTCATATCCAGTAATTAAATCTGTTGGTGAAGGAGGCGGTGGTATATGCTTAGGTTGATTATTTTCATATATATAAGAACTTTGTTGTGAATTGGTTTTAAACTGCTTTTGCTGATTAATTTCTACAGTTTTAGCAGTATTTTTAGTACTACATCCTGCAAACATAAAAGTTAATATTAAGCTAAATATACCTAAAACCTTTACTTTATAATATAAATCCATCTTTTACCCCATTCTCCTTCTAATAAAATACGATCTTTTTCAATTTTAATTATTTTTTCTTGATTAGAAATAAAATCACCCTCTGTAAATAGTTTTCCATTTATTAAAACATATTTTTTATTAACTCCTATATAAATAAATGAAATTTTGTAATTTGGAAGATTCTGCTGTTTTTTTACTAAATTTTTAGGTTGCTTTATTTGATTATATTGAGGATTATTATCAGTTTTTGCAGGATATATGGCATCAATAATTTTTACTATTTCATTTACTGAAATAAAAGTAATTTTAGTAGGAGCTTTTTTGATGGAAGCAATTTTATATTGTAAATTAGTATCCCCCCAGAATATTTGAAGTATATATGTTTTTAAATATATATAAGAAAGTATAAATAATATGGATATTATAAATGGCAAAATTAACATAAAAATATGATTTTTCCCTATATTTAAAGCTTTTATATAAATTCTTAAATCCATATTTTATTCCATATAAGGCTGTTTTAGAGTAATTTCCATATATTTTCTTTCGTTGGTTATATGAAGTTTATTAATTGAGATTACAGGAGAAATGTTTCTTAGCATATAAGTTATTAAATTTTTTAGTTCTTCTTTATCTAAATTTAGTTGTAAATTTGCTTTTGCTTCAATAAATTTTGATTTATCTTTTATATATTCTATTGTTAGTGGATATTTATCTTTTAAGTTTTGTAAGAAAAGTAAACAGATATTATAAGCTTCCTCTTTGTTTACAGTTTTTAAATTTAATTTTTGAACTAAATTTTTAATTTGCTCTTTTTCTTTTAAAGAAATTCTTAATTCTCTTTGATATTTAACAAGGTTCTCTTTTTCATTTGACAATCTATTTTCAATATCTATTAATGAAAGGAATAAGATTATTATAAATGACAAAACTATTGTAAGAAAAAAATATAAAATATATATTACTCTCATAAATTACCTCTTACATTTAGAAATATAGTAGCTTCTAATTTATTAATATCAAATTTTGAGTTATCTGTAATACTATAATCCTTAGATATAGCTTTTAATTTTTCATAAAATCTTTTTTTAAAATTATTTATCTCTAAAAGATTGCTAAACTTAATTTTATCTCTTATTGAAATCTCAAAACTGTTATCTTTAACTTGAGAGTCTATGTAATTAAATTTATGTAAACTTAAAATAGGGAAAACTTTCTGTAAAGCAATAATAGCATTCTTAGTTTGAGCATCATTTATTAATTTTAAATAATTAGTATAGTAAATACTTTTTTTCTCACTAAACCCAGAGACTTTCATTAAACCTTTTATATAACTTTGCTTTATCTTTTCTTCTAAAGTTGATATCTCTTGTTGTTTTTTTTGAATATCTTTAAATTTTAAAATAGGAAAAATAGATAATATAAATATTAAAAAGATTAAAATCCTTATTAAAACCTTTGATATTTTATAAAAATTTTTATCATGAATATATTTTGCTGGTCTAATATCATGTTCAGATTTATCAATGAAAAGATTTCCTATATTAATTATATTTTGTTGAAAATCTTCTCCAGAGCAGTTTTCCAAAAATCCTTGATAGGTTAAACTACATAAAGGTAATTTTGCAAAATTAAAGATTAAATTAGCTAATTCTTCCGACTGGGATTCTAATCCGGAAATAATAATTTTATCTATTTTAATAGATATAGATTGTCTTATATAATTGAAAGTAAGGTTTATATTTTCATAAAGAAAATTAATATAGCTTTCTGAAGGATAAGAAATATGAGAAGGAATCTCAATAGTTCTAAAATATTTTAAGTTTTCATTTTCATTAAGAACTATTATTAGTTGACTTTTATCTGAATAAATATGAAGGGTATTTTTTTCTTTAAAAAATTTTTTAGAAATAGAAAAAATAGAAAATATTGGCAAACTAAATAACTCTATATATAGATTTTTATCTTCTAAATTAAGTTCTTTAAAAATAGAATAAGGAATCAAATATATATTATATATTTCTCTATCTGTTTCAACATTATTTAAAATAGGAATATATTTGAATTTATTTAAATCTATATCCTGATTTTTTAATTTAGCTTCTATAAGAACTTCTTTTGTTTTTTTATCTTTAACTAAAGGTATTTCTACTCTTGTATTTTCTATATTAAAAAAGCTATAATTGACAAAATTTTTATAATTTTTGTCAATTAAATTAGCAACTTTATTATTTTCTTTTAAAGAAATAAGTTCCTTTTTTAAAAATCTATATCTGTTTCTGTTTTTTTTCAGATAAACTATATTTATTAAATTTTTATAAATATAAATTGATTTAAACATATGTTTTCACTTTTTATTTATTTTATTTAAAATGATATATACTATAAAAAAATAAATCAAGGACTTATATTTATGCCTGAAAGAAAACCTATAGGACAGCTTTTAAAAGAAGAAGGATATATTACAGAAAAGCATATAAAAATAGCATTAGAAATACAAAAAATAAGAGGTGGTCTTTTAGGAGAAATTTTAGTTGAACTTTCTTTTGTTTCTCCAAAAGAAATATCTCAAGCAATTGCAAAACAAGCAAATAAACCTTATATTGATTTATCCCAGTATCCACCAACTAAAGAAGCACTTAAAAGTTTACCTAAGGAAGTAGCTAAACAACTTGAAGTTATACCTTTTGATATTTCTGAAAAAAGTGTAAAAATAGCAATCTCAAATCCTTACGATATAAATGCTATAGATATATTAAAAAGAAGATATAAAAATTTAGAGATTGAATTTTATGTTGCAGATAAAGAAAGTATCTTAAAAACTATAGAAGTTTATTACTATTTACTTGAAAATCCTATAGAAAAAGAGATAGAAAAAATTGTTCAAGAAGCAGTAAGCACAGGTACTACTACTCAAATTCCAAAATTATTTGATTTAATATTAGATAATGCCATTTTGAATAGAGCTACTGATATACATATATCACCTGAAAGTGTTGCATCTCATGTATTTTATAGAATAGATGGAATTATGACCCATTTTAATGCTATACCTTTAAATCTACATTCAAGTTTAGTTTCAAGAGTAAAAATACTTGCTGGTTTAGATATAGCAGAACAAAGACTTCCTCAAGATGGTTCTTTTTCACATGAATTCTTTGAAGAAGAATATGATTTTAGAGTTTCGACAGTTCCTACTGCTTTTGGAGAAAATGTTGTTATAAGAATTTTATCTAAAAATATTTCTTTATTTAACTTAAGAAGTTTAGGCTTTGAAGAAGATATTTATGAAAAGATAGAAAATCAGTTTTTAAAACCTCAAGGTATAATATTAGTTACAGGTCCGACAGGTTCTGGTAAAACAACTACCCTTTATGCTGCTTTAAGAAGGATTAATGCTATTGAAAAAAATATTCTTACTGTAGAAGATCCTATAGAATATAAATTTCCATTTATTAAACAAACACAAGTTAACGAAAAAGCAGGTTATACATTTGCAAGAGCTATAAGATCATTTTTAAGACAGGATCCTGATGTGATTTTAGTAGGTGAGATTAGAGATGAAGAAACTGCAGAAATGGCAATAAGAGCATCAATTACTGGTCATCTTGTTTTATCTACATT contains these protein-coding regions:
- a CDS encoding GspE/PulE family protein — its product is MPERKPIGQLLKEEGYITEKHIKIALEIQKIRGGLLGEILVELSFVSPKEISQAIAKQANKPYIDLSQYPPTKEALKSLPKEVAKQLEVIPFDISEKSVKIAISNPYDINAIDILKRRYKNLEIEFYVADKESILKTIEVYYYLLENPIEKEIEKIVQEAVSTGTTTQIPKLFDLILDNAILNRATDIHISPESVASHVFYRIDGIMTHFNAIPLNLHSSLVSRVKILAGLDIAEQRLPQDGSFSHEFFEEEYDFRVSTVPTAFGENVVIRILSKNISLFNLRSLGFEEDIYEKIENQFLKPQGIILVTGPTGSGKTTTLYAALRRINAIEKNILTVEDPIEYKFPFIKQTQVNEKAGYTFARAIRSFLRQDPDVILVGEIRDEETAEMAIRASITGHLVLSTLHTNDAVSAIPRLIDMGIKDYMVASGISAITAQRLIRKNCTFCITEYKIKAKELVKYGFPESMLRKYISDLEENITLKRSTGCSHCNNTGYLGRTLIVELLEIDEEISDLIVQGATPLAIQKKAVSKGMRLMKEDGLIKVLKGITTPEEIKRVVG
- the mshL gene encoding pilus (MSHA type) biogenesis protein MshL, producing MDLYYKVKVLGIFSLILTFMFAGCSTKNTAKTVEINQQKQFKTNSQQSSYIYENNQPKHIPPPPSPTDLITGYEKIDPLKEKRITINAINAPLKQVLYSIANDLGMNLVVSPDVDINQQITLNLNNVIAKDALDIIRDLADISYKEKNNILYIKSTETKIFYIPYIQALSSYNVDLGGDVLGSIGTSGGGGFGRQVGGVGGYGGGGYSSGGTLTGNFSLKYEKDTDLGDFYSQFEENIKNLLSNNGKYTFNRMTGTLIVTDKVKNIKRIEKFLQKLKKELQKQVLIEAKIVEVYLNDSWSYGIDWSALFAKTFGDNRTITLSQTLALPNSAGQLVVTGLHFNAILNALAQTGKVETLSSPRIRVLNGQNALISTGTVTPYWEKQINTLATTGTSQQQVTYVRSSVLDGILLGVSPFINDDGTITLNIIPVSTKIRGEKQLLDNNQVVAQAPIIELKEAGTVVRVEDGNTVIIGGLISTDKQTDEKKVPLLGDIPYVGNLFKQKSVSKQKKELIIFLIPRIIKGVE